One region of Methanobacterium formicicum DSM 3637 genomic DNA includes:
- a CDS encoding symporter small accessory protein: MVLGINDPWIWGAYIGCILATLLCVVYGIINWNKGGEDEEQEIKEEVEWHKKEKEMQEKELGLWDEEDA, translated from the coding sequence TTGGTTCTAGGAATAAACGACCCCTGGATATGGGGTGCATATATTGGATGCATTCTGGCAACTCTTTTATGTGTTGTTTACGGTATCATAAACTGGAATAAAGGCGGCGAAGATGAAGAACAAGAAATAAAAGAAGAAGTGGAATGGCATAAGAAAGAAAAAGAAATGCAAGAGAAAGAATTGGGTCTTTGGGATGAAGAAGATGCTTGA